The following are from one region of the Strix uralensis isolate ZFMK-TIS-50842 chromosome 4, bStrUra1, whole genome shotgun sequence genome:
- the HSD17B11 gene encoding estradiol 17-beta-dehydrogenase 11 isoform X2 — protein MNPFLELLLVLATLIYSYLEAFVKLFVPVKRKSVSGELVLITGAGHGVGRATAFEFAKRHSRLVLWDINKHGVEDTAAECERLGATVQAFVVDCSKREEIYSAAEKVKKEIGDISILVNNAGVITAADLLSTQDHQVERMFEVNILAHIWTTRAFLPAMMNNNHGHVVTVASAAGHLVTSYMVAYCSSKFAAVGFHKALTEELSTLGKDGVKTTCLCPVFINTGFVKNPSTRPCIPADRRKTVCTIG, from the exons ATGAATCCGTTTCTGGAACTTCTCCTGGTTCTGGCCACGCTCATCTACTCCTACCTGGAGGCTTTTGTGAAGCTCTTTGTCCCTGTGAAGAGAAAGTCTGTCAGCGGGGAGCTGGTTCTCATCACGGGCGCCGGCCATGGCGTGGGCAGAGCGACGGCCTTCGAGTTCGCCAAGCGGCACAGCAGGCTGGTGCTGTGGGACATCAACAAG CATGGCGTTGAGGACACGGCGGCAGAATGCGAAAGGCTGGGAGCCACCGTTCAAGCCTTCGTGGTGGACTGCAGCAAAAGGGAGGAAATCTACAGCGCCGCAGAGAAG GTGAAAAAGGAAATCGGGGACATCTCCATCCTGGTGAATAACGCTGGTGTGATTACAGCTGCTGATCTGCTCTCGACTCAGGACCACCAGGTTGAGAGAATGTTTGAAGTCAACATTCTTGCTCACATCTGG ACCACAAGAGCTTTTCTGCCAGCCATGATGAACAACAACCATGGTCACGTTGTCACAGTGGCTTCAGCAGCAGGTCATCTTGTGACTTCTTACATGGTAGCTTATTG TTCAAGCAAGTTTGCTGCGGTTGGATTTCATAAAGCTCTGACAGAGGAGCTGTCTACCCTGGGAAAGGATGGAGTAAAAACTACGTGCCTTTGTCCAGTTTTTATAAACACTGGATTTGTCAAAAACCCCAGTACAAG ACCTTGTATTCCAGCTGACCGTAGAAAAACAGTCTGTACCATTGGCTAA
- the HSD17B11 gene encoding estradiol 17-beta-dehydrogenase 11 isoform X1, which yields MNPFLELLLVLATLIYSYLEAFVKLFVPVKRKSVSGELVLITGAGHGVGRATAFEFAKRHSRLVLWDINKHGVEDTAAECERLGATVQAFVVDCSKREEIYSAAEKVKKEIGDISILVNNAGVITAADLLSTQDHQVERMFEVNILAHIWTTRAFLPAMMNNNHGHVVTVASAAGHLVTSYMVAYCSSKFAAVGFHKALTEELSTLGKDGVKTTCLCPVFINTGFVKNPSTRLGKILEVEEVVEALMEGILTNQKMVFVPSHLGIALLSEMLFPERAVALLKKMTDAKFDAVTGQRSTQ from the exons ATGAATCCGTTTCTGGAACTTCTCCTGGTTCTGGCCACGCTCATCTACTCCTACCTGGAGGCTTTTGTGAAGCTCTTTGTCCCTGTGAAGAGAAAGTCTGTCAGCGGGGAGCTGGTTCTCATCACGGGCGCCGGCCATGGCGTGGGCAGAGCGACGGCCTTCGAGTTCGCCAAGCGGCACAGCAGGCTGGTGCTGTGGGACATCAACAAG CATGGCGTTGAGGACACGGCGGCAGAATGCGAAAGGCTGGGAGCCACCGTTCAAGCCTTCGTGGTGGACTGCAGCAAAAGGGAGGAAATCTACAGCGCCGCAGAGAAG GTGAAAAAGGAAATCGGGGACATCTCCATCCTGGTGAATAACGCTGGTGTGATTACAGCTGCTGATCTGCTCTCGACTCAGGACCACCAGGTTGAGAGAATGTTTGAAGTCAACATTCTTGCTCACATCTGG ACCACAAGAGCTTTTCTGCCAGCCATGATGAACAACAACCATGGTCACGTTGTCACAGTGGCTTCAGCAGCAGGTCATCTTGTGACTTCTTACATGGTAGCTTATTG TTCAAGCAAGTTTGCTGCGGTTGGATTTCATAAAGCTCTGACAGAGGAGCTGTCTACCCTGGGAAAGGATGGAGTAAAAACTACGTGCCTTTGTCCAGTTTTTATAAACACTGGATTTGTCAAAAACCCCAGTACAAG GCTTGGGAAGATTTTGGAGGTTGAAGAAGTTGTAGAGGCCCTGATGGAAGGAATACTGACCAACCAGAAAATGGTTTTTGTTCCATCACATCTAGGCATCgctctgctttctgaaat GTTGTTTCCAGAACGTGCCGTGGCTCTTCTGAAAAAGATGACTGATGCCAAGTTTGATGCAGTCACTGGGCAGAGAAGCACTCAGTGA
- the NUDT9 gene encoding ADP-ribose pyrophosphatase, mitochondrial: protein MFNSCNVKFYHSKALTSPYPGSHVERSQVPEDKVGWLIEWKDYNPVEYTAVSVLAGPNWADPQINDKGFSPKFNERDGEVERRSLNGLYVVENGRPRNPVGRTGLTGRGLLGRWGPNHAADPVVTRWKRDERGNKIAHPVTGKNILQFISIKRRDCGEWAIPGGMVDPGEKISATLKREFEEEALNSLQKSPEEKAELEKQLHKLFSQEHFVVYRGYVDDPRNTDNAWMETEAVNYHDETGETMDNLPLEAGDDAGMVKWVDISEKLELYASHSYFIKLVTEKRGAHWSEDPSPEYHE, encoded by the exons ATGTTCAACAGTTGCAATGTTAAGTTCTACCACAGCAAAGCTCTCACCTCCCCATATCCAGGATCACACGTTGAGCGTAGCCAAGTTCCCGAAGATAAAGTGGGCTGGCTGATTGAGTGGAAAGATTATAATCCTGTGGAGTACACAGCGGTGTCTGTTTTGGCTGGACCCAATTGGGCAGATCCCCAGATCAA TGATAAAGGTTTTTCTCCCAAATTCAATGAGAGAGATGGAGAGGTTGAAAGGAGGAGTCTGAATGGCTTGTATGTGGTTGAAAACGGGAGGCCCCG aaatCCGGTGGGAAGGACTGGTCTCACAGGCAGAGGATTATTAGGGCGCTGGGGACCAAACCATGCTGCTGATCCTGTTGTAACTAG GTGGAAGAGGGACGAAAGAGGCAATAAAATTGCTCATCCGGTTACTGGCAAAAACATCTTACAGTTCATATCCATCAAGAGGAGAGACTGTGGGGAGTGGGCCATTCCAGGG GGGATGGTGGACCCAGGGGAGAAGATTAGTGCTACCCTGAAGCGAGAATTTGAGGAGGAGGCCTTGAATTCCTTGCAGAAATCACCTGAGGAGAAAGCAGAATTGGAGAAGCAACTCCACAAGCTGTTCAGCCAGGAACACTTTGTG GTGTACAGAGGGTATGTGGATGACCCTCGTAACACCGATAATGCCTGGATGGAGACAGAGGCTGTGAACTATCATGACGAAACTG GTGAGACAATGGATAATTTGCCTCTGGAAGCAGGTGATGATGCTGGAATGGTGAAGTGGGTTGACATCAGTGAGAAGCTTGAGCTGTATGCAAGTCATAGCTATTTCATTAAGCTTGTGACTGAGAAACGGGGAGCCCACTGGAGTGAGGATCCTAGTCCTGAGTACCATGAGTGA